The following are encoded together in the Lathyrus oleraceus cultivar Zhongwan6 chromosome 3, CAAS_Psat_ZW6_1.0, whole genome shotgun sequence genome:
- the LOC127131188 gene encoding uncharacterized protein LOC127131188 → MELGRRNTKKYTFKCPDLTELKKLGFMIVSPEDFRALYGRLMVSNKLPFSGSEKTSTSTTIAEALHLETSVVNDNFTKKGGILGLTSRFLLEKAFTFAEADSRDAFEAIFALLIYGIVLFPNIDDFVDVNAIRIFLIGNPVPTLLGDTYHSIHQRTKKGGGTILCCAPLLYKWFISHLPRSRLFRENPQKLRWSQRFISIDQGSIHWYDPSYDVGVIIDSCGEFPNVPLIGVHGGINYNPILARRQLGYPMADKPDNLLLSGFFYLNDEESFGLKDRIIHAWRNIHRKGKDRLGRQNCVAFEPYTQWVCARASELKMPYALEKTSFPFAITSSSPIPIDNREEFQEVLDMLKLERDTWEGKYHVLNDKKMKMEQQVREKDGLIEILEQQAVKKHEEQESLLLSKVQPFYEYSSIPPTSGAWKGIVDKLMIENAQLKRQKRKNQLAAGPSTYEIP, encoded by the exons ATGGAACTTGGAAGGAGGAATACCAAGAAATACACTTTCAAATGTCCTGACTTAACAGAATTGAAGAAGCTTGGTTTTATGATAGTTAGTCCAGAGGATTTCAGAGCTTTGTATGGAAGACTTATGG TCTCTAACAAATTACCATTCAGTGGTTCAGAGAAGACCTCTACATCAACAACTATTGCAGAAGCACTTCACCTAGAAACGTCTGTTGTGAATGACAACTTCACTAAAAAAGGAGGGATTCTAGGTCTAACCTCTAGATTCCTGTTAGAGAAAGCATTTACCTTTGCAGAAGCAGATAGTAGAGATGCCTTTGAAGCCATTTTTGCTCTACTCATTTATGGAATTGTACTCTTCCCAAACATTGATGACTTCGTGGATGTTAATGCTATACGAATCTTCTTAATTGGTAACCCAGTACCCACATTACTTGGAGATACCTACCATTCTATCCATCAAAGGACTAAGAAAGGTGGTGGAACCATTCTTTGTTGTGCACCTCTcctatataagtggtttatttctcacttgcccAGATCCAGGCTCTTCAGGGAGAATCCGCAGAAGCTTAGATGGTCTCAGAGGTTCATATCCATTGATCAAGGGAGTATACATTGGTATGACCCCTCCTATGATGTTGGAGTaattattgacagttgtggtgaatttcCTAACGTACCTCTCATTGGTGTACATGGGGGAATTAACTATAACCCCATCCTTGCCAGACGCCAGTTAGGATATCCTATGGCAGATAAACCCGACAACCTTCTATTGTCAGGTTTCTTTTACCTCAACGACGAAGAGAGTTTCGGTTTGAAGGATAGAATCATACATGCTTGGCGTAACATTCACAGGAAAGGAAAAGACCGATTAGGAAGACAGAATTGTGTTGCTTTTGAGCCCTACACCCAATGGGTTTGTGCTAGAGCCAGTGAACTTAAGATGCCATATGCTCTTGAGAAAACCTCATTCCCTTTTGCTATAACATCATCATCCCCCATTCCTATTGATAATAGGGAAGAGTTTCAAGAAGTTTTGGATATGTTGAAATTGGAAAGAGACACTTGGGAAGGAAAGTACCATGTCTTGAATGataagaagatgaagatggagcAGCAGGTAAGGGAGAAGGATGGTCTGATTGAGATTTTGGAACAACAAGCCGTGAAGAAACATGAGGAACAAGAAAGTCTACTTCTCTCTAAAGTCCAGCCATTTTATGAGTACTCCAGCATACCTCCCACCTCAGGTGCTTGGAAGGGAATCGTCGACAAGCTTATGATCGAGAATGCTCAACTAAAGAGGCAGAAAAGGAAGAATCAGCTAGCAGCAGGACCTTCTACATATGAGATTCCTTAG